A genome region from Euphorbia lathyris chromosome 4, ddEupLath1.1, whole genome shotgun sequence includes the following:
- the LOC136226351 gene encoding ATP-dependent RNA helicase DEAH11, chloroplastic-like isoform X2, translated as MTMAPSPSTSSSSSTRHRQFRFPHSHASSPFHHYHRPRQPHVPIFVVKLLSNNNTPQNHRSLDSILSECNPKPVKIFPKPSATIFASLQFQLQSDAFDAVVYLWERRLAGDHMLTPVVYFRDSGDVDERILSLFLLYVQKLFHGDSVEKLERKVRDLSIEIEKAVVPLLRRHLPLHTFKERDARRKSLRGEMDGLLKRIEEFKSALNSVMDYLEGKEVEEFAVLGFKNEQGFNWSKIHCLLLRECRRLEDGLPIYGFRKEILEQIHLQQVIVLIGETGSGKSTQLVQYLADSGVAVSGSILCTQPRKIAAISLAKRVGEETGGCYEDKSHLMEDKTLSGVSCIIVDEAHERSLSTDLLLALIKELLIKRRELRLVIMSATVDASKLSEYFFGCRTFHVIGRGFPVEIKYVPGASEGPSGFLTSSSSIAPYVSGVVKMALEIHQVEKEGTILAFLTSQLEVEWACEKFQSPSAIAMALHGKLSHEEQCRVFQNYPGKRKVIFATNLAETSLTIPGVKFVVDSGMVKESRFEPSSGMNVLRVCKISQSSANQRAGRAGRTEPGKCYRLYSESDYLSMELHQEPEILKVHLGIAILRILALGIQNVLDFDFIDAPSEKAVDMAIRNLVQLGAIVCRSGDFELTADGNNLVKLGTEPRLGKIILESCRYGLRKEGVVLAAVTANASSIFCRVGTDDDKLKSDCLKVRFCHPDGDLFTLLTVYREWENESPDNRNKWCWNNSVNAKTMRRCKDTVVELENCLKNELHIIIPTYWVWSPHVVTEHHSCMKKIVLSSLADNVAMYSGYDRLGYEVLSSGEYFQLHPSCSLQVYSQKPDWVVFAELLSISCQYMVCVTAIDFDTASAFSPPLFNISSMQNRKLQLNVIKGFGATLLRRFCGKGNTNLLSLLSRIRADLMDNRIGIEMDVENNEVLLYASAQDMEKVYAIVNDALEYEVKWLSNECLEKCLYHGGRAGASPPVALFGPGAEIRHLELEDKCLSVDVFVSNGNGLDDREILTFFEKSVSGVCGCHRFSSGRQDGDLIEHWGRVTFLSPEAAKNALDYNGFELSGCSLKLSPARSSVGGGHKSSSFAALRARVTWPRRYSKGFAVVRCEINDAEFVVQDCHNLLIAGRFVQCEVSLKEANCVVIKGLDRDTSEPEILEVLKRTTNRRIVDVFLIRGDAVNNPPLGACEEAIRKDIAPFMPNEAPLSNYCHVQVFPPEPKDSFMKAEVTFDGRLHLEAAKALQHIQGKVLACCFSWQKIQCHQVFHSSVSCPASVYPFIERQLKSLVNNFANRPGVYCILKRNWNGSYRVKISANATRTVAELRRPLEQLMNGKMLDHVSLTPAILQLLYSRDGKSIMKSLHQQLGTYILFDRHNICVRIYGPENKVALAEKKLVESLLALNGNKHVDIPLRGRVLPHDLMKRVVEKFGPDLHLLKVKFPEATLTLNTRIHAISFNGKEDLRLRVEELIHDFARSLTVGITDQKPDDRSTACPICLCEVEDCYQLEACAHKFCRSCLIDQLESAMRGHDGFPIRCAHEGCGMNIWLTDLRALLSFEKLEELFRASLGAFVASSVGRYRFCPSPDCPSVYRVAEPDMVRGPFVCGACYGETCTRCHLEYHPYVSCERYKEFKEDPDLSLKEWRKGKEHVKGCPVCGYTIEKIEGCNHIECRCGRHICWVCLESFSCSDDCYGHLRAIHQAII; from the exons ATGACCATGGCTCCTTCCCCAAGCACCTCATCCTCCTCTTCTACCCGCCACCGCCAATTCCGCTTTCCTCATTCTCATGCCTCCTCTCCTTTTCACCACTATCACCGCCCTCGCCAGCCTCATGTTCCTATTTTTGTAGTTAAACTTCTTTCAAACAACAACACTCCCCAAAATCACCGTTCACTTGATTCAATACTTTCCGAATGTAACCCCAAACCTGTTAAAATTTTCCCCAAACCTTCTGCTACTATCTTCGCCAGTCTTCAATTTCAGCTACAGTCTGACGCTTTTGATGCCGTTGTTTATCTCTGGGAGCGACGGCTTGCCGGGGATCATATGCTTACTCCCGTCGTTTATTTTCGTGACTCTGGTGATGTTGATGAAAGAATCCTGAGTTTATTCCTGTTGTATGTGCAGAAGCTCTTCCATGGGGACTCTGTTGAGAAATTGGAGAGGAAAGTCCGTGATTTATCTATTGAGATTGAGAAGGCTGTTGTTCCTCTGCTTAGGAGGCATTTGCCGCTTCACACTTTCAAAGAGCGTGATGCGAGGAGGAAGAGTTTGCGCGGGGAGATGGACGGACTTCTCAAGAGGATTGAGGAGTTTAAGTCTGCGTTGAACTCCGTGATGGATTATCTCGAAGGGAAGGAGGTTGAGGAGTTTGCTGTTTTGGGGTTTAAAAATGAGCAGGGGTTTAATTGGAGTAAGATACATTGTTTGTTGTTGAGGGAGTGTAGGCGTCTTGAAGATGGCTTGCCCATATATGGGTTTAGGAAGGAGATTTTGGAGCAAATACATTTGCAACAG GTAATAGTCTTGATTGGAGAGACAGGTTCAGGAAAGAGTACGCAGTTGGTACAATATCTTGCTGATTCTGGAGTAGCTGTCAGCGGTTCTATTTTGTGTACTCAGCCTCGTAAAATTGCAGCAATATCTTTGGCAAAAAGGGTTGGAGAAGAAACCGGTGGATGTTATGAGGATAAATCA CATCTAATGGAAGATAAGACTTTGTCTGGAGTTTCCTGCATTATTGTAGATGAGGCTCATGAAAGAAGCTTGAGTACTGATCTTTTGTTGGCTTTGATCAAAGAACTACTTATCAAGAGGCGTGAGCTAAGGCTTGTTATAATGTCTGCAACAGTTGATGCAAGCAAATTATCAGAGTACTTCTTTGGTTGTAGAACCTTCCATGTGATAGGGAGAGGTTTTCCTGTGGAGATAAAATATGTTCCTGGTGCCTCTGAAGGGCCTTCTGGCTTTCTAACCAGCAGCAGTAGTATTGCTCCATATGTTTCTGGTGTTGTCAAGATGGCATTGGAGATCCACCAAGTAGAGAAGGAAGGGACCATTCTTGcatttttgacttctcagcTGGAGGTAGAATGGGCTTGTGAGAAGTTTCAGTCACCCTCTGCAATTGCAATGGCATTACATGGAAAGCTTTCTCATGAGGAACAATGCCGTGTTTTCCAAAACTACCCTGGGAAAAGAAAAGTTATTTTTGCCACAAATTTAGCAGAAACATCCTTGACAATTCCTGGGGTTAAGTTTGTGGTTGATTCTGGAATGGTGAAGGAAAGCAGGTTTGAACCTAGCTCTGGTATGAATGTCCTCAGAGTTTGCAAGATTAGTCAAAGTTCTGCCAATCAACGGGCTGGTCGTGCTGGTCGAACGGAACCTGGAAAGTGTTACCGGCTTTACTCGGAATCTGATTATCTGTCGATGGAGTTACACCAGGAACCTGAAATTCTTAAAGTGCACCTTGGTATTGCCATTTTAAGGATCCTTGCTCTGGGCATTCAGAATGTGCTAGACTTTGATTTTATTGATGCCCCTAGTGAAAAAGCAGTTGACATGGCCATCAGGAACCTTGTTCAGTTAGGTGCTATTGTCTGCAGAAGTGGTGATTTTGAACTAACTGCAGATGGAAACAACTTGGTTAAGTTGGGCACTGAGCCACGACTTGGAAAGATTATTCTTGAAAGTTGCCGTTATGGTTTGCGTAAGGAGGGAGTTGTTCTTGCTGCTGTTACAGCAAATGCAAGTAGCATATTTTGCAGAGTTGGGACAGATGATGACAAACTCAAATCAGATTGTCTTAAGGTGCGATTTTGCCATCCTGATGGGGATCTCTTTACGTTGCTTACTGTCTATAGGGAATGGGAGAATGAGTCCCCAGATAATAGAAATAAATGGTGTTGGAACAACAGCGTTAATGCTAAGACTATGCGCAGATGCAAAGATACAGTAGTAGAGTTGGAGAACTGTTTGAAAAATGAACTTCATATCATTATTCCAACTTACTGGGTTTGGTCACCCCATGTTGTCACAGAGCACCATAGTTGCATGAAAAAGATTGTGCTATCTTCACTAGCAGATAATGTAGCGATGTATTCTGGGTATGATCGTCTTGGTTATGAGGTGCTCTCAAGTGGGGAGTACTTTCAGCTTCATCCTTCATGTTCATTGCAAGTGTACAGCCAAAAGCCAGACTGGGTTGTCTTTGCTGAACTTTTGTCTATATCATGTCAATATATGGTGTGCGTTACTGCCATCGACTTTGATACTGCGTCTGCATTTAGTCCTCCTCTATTCAATATCTCAAGTATGCAAAACAGAAAGTTGCAGTTGAATGTGATCAAAGGATTTGGTGCCACTCTCTTAAGAAGGTTCTGTGGAAAGGGAAACACTAACTtgctctctcttctttctcgcATACGGGCAGATCTTATGGATAACCGGATAGGTATTGAAATGGATGTGGAAAATAATGAGGTTTTATTATACGCCTCTGCACAAGACATGGAAAAGGTTTATGCCATTGTTAATGATGCATTGGAATATGAAGTAAAATGGTTGAGTAATGAATGCCTGGAGAAGTGTCTATATCATGGGGGACGAGCTGGTGCTTCTCCCCCTGTTGCACTATTTGGACCTGGTGCAGAAATTAGGCATCTGGAATTGGAAGACAAGTGTCTCAGTGTTGATGTGTTTGTTTCAAATGGAAATGGTCTGGATGACAGGGAAATTTTGACATTCTTCGAAAAATCTGTGTCTGGGGTTTGTGGTTGTCACAGATTTTCAAGCGGCAGACAAGATGGTGACCTTATTGAGCACTGGGGCAGGGTGACATTTCTTAGTCCTGAAGCTGCCAAGAATGCTCTAGATTACAATGGATTTGAGCTATCTGGTTGTTCACTTAAGTTGTCCCCTGCTAGATCATCAGTTGGAGGTGGACATAAATCATCATCATTTGCTGCCTTAAGAGCCAGAGTCACTTGGCCCCGGAGGTACAGCAAAGGGTTTGCAGTTGTCAGATGTGAAATAAATGATGCTGAATTTGTCGTTCAAGATTGCCATAATCTGCTGATTGCAGGCAGGTTTGTTCAGTGTGAAGTCAGCCTAAAGGAAGCAAATTGTGTTGTCATCAAAGGATTGGATAGAGATACTTCTGAACCAGAAATTCTAGAAGTTCTTAAAAGGACCACAAATAGGAGAATTGTGGATGTATTTCTGATTAGAGGGGATGCTGTAAATAATCCTCCTCTTGGTGCTTGTGAAGAAGCTATTCGCAAGGACATTGCTCCATTCATGCCAAACGAGGCACCCCTGAGTAATTATTGTCATGTTCAAGTCTTCCCCCCTGAGCCAAAGGATAGTTTCATGAAGGCTGAGGTCACTTTTGATGGGAGACTTCATCTGGAGGCAGCAAAAGCATTGCAACATATTCAAGGGAAGGTTCTTGCTTGTTGTTTCTCATGGCAGAAAATCCAATGTCATCAGGTGTTCCATAGTTCTGTATCATGTCCTGCTTCTGTTTATCCATTCATTGAGAGGCAGCTTAAATCGTTAGTCAATAACTTTGCAAACCGACCTG GTGTATATTGCATTTTGAAAAGGAATTGGAATGGCTCGTATAGAGTTAAGATCTCAGCTAATGCAACAAGGACAGTGGCAGAGTTGAGGCGTCCCCTGGAGCAGCTAATGAATGGAAAAATGTTGGATCATGTTAGCCTCACCCCAGCAATTCTCCAGCTTCTCTACTCCAGAGATGGAAAATCAATTATGAAGTCACTGCATCAACAACTGGGAACTTACATTTTATTTGATAGGCATAACATCTGTGTTAGGATCTATGGTCCAGAGAACAAAGTTGCTCTTGCTGAAAAGAAGTTGGTGGAATCTCTTTTGGCTCTCAATGGTAACAAGCATGTAGATATCCCTCTTCGAGGTAGAGTTCTGCCACATGATTTAATGAAAAGAGTGGTTGAGAAATTTGGACCCGACTTGCATTTGCTCAAAGTAAAGTTTCCTGAGGCTACGTTAACACTAAATACAAGGATCCATGCCATCTCATTCAATGGCAAAGAGGATCTGAGGCTGAGAGTGGAGGAACTAATTCACGACTTTGCACGATCTCTGACTGTTGGTATTACTGATCAGAAACCAGATGATAGATCTACTGCCTGCCCGATTTGCTTGTGTGAAGTTGAAGACTGTTACCAACTTGAAGCGTGTGCACATAAATTCTGCCGTTCTTGCTTGATTGACCAATTAGAGTCAGCAATGAGAGGACATGATGGTTTCCCAATACGTTGTGCCCATGAAGGGTGCGGGATGAACATTTGGCTCACTGATTTGAGGGCATTATTATCATTTGAAAAATTAGAGGAGCTTTTCAGGGCGTCATTGGGAGCTTTTGTGGCGTCTAGTGTTGGCAGGTACAGGTTTTGCCCTTCCCCCGACTGCCCTTCTGTTTACAGGGTAGCTGAACCAGATATGGTTAGAGGTCCGTTCGTATGTGGAGCATGCTATGGGGAGACATGTACGAGGTGTCACTTGGAGTATCACCCGTACGTATCGTGTGAAAGATACAAAGAATTCAAGGAGGATCCTGATTTGTCCTTGAAGGAATGGCGCAAAGgaaaagagcatgttaagggcTGCCCAGTATGTGGGTACACAATTGAGAAGATAGAAGGTTGTAATCACATTGAGTGCAGATGCGGCAGGCACATTTGCTGGGTATGCTTAGAATCATTTAGCTGCAGCGATGACTGTTACGGGCACTTGAGGGCTATTCATCAAGCTATCATTTGA
- the LOC136226351 gene encoding ATP-dependent RNA helicase DEAH11, chloroplastic-like isoform X1: MTMAPSPSTSSSSSTRHRQFRFPHSHASSPFHHYHRPRQPHVPIFVVKLLSNNNTPQNHRSLDSILSECNPKPVKIFPKPSATIFASLQFQLQSDAFDAVVYLWERRLAGDHMLTPVVYFRDSGDVDERILSLFLLYVQKLFHGDSVEKLERKVRDLSIEIEKAVVPLLRRHLPLHTFKERDARRKSLRGEMDGLLKRIEEFKSALNSVMDYLEGKEVEEFAVLGFKNEQGFNWSKIHCLLLRECRRLEDGLPIYGFRKEILEQIHLQQVIVLIGETGSGKSTQLVQYLADSGVAVSGSILCTQPRKIAAISLAKRVGEETGGCYEDKSVTCYQTYSSSHRFDSKIIYMTDHCLMQHLMEDKTLSGVSCIIVDEAHERSLSTDLLLALIKELLIKRRELRLVIMSATVDASKLSEYFFGCRTFHVIGRGFPVEIKYVPGASEGPSGFLTSSSSIAPYVSGVVKMALEIHQVEKEGTILAFLTSQLEVEWACEKFQSPSAIAMALHGKLSHEEQCRVFQNYPGKRKVIFATNLAETSLTIPGVKFVVDSGMVKESRFEPSSGMNVLRVCKISQSSANQRAGRAGRTEPGKCYRLYSESDYLSMELHQEPEILKVHLGIAILRILALGIQNVLDFDFIDAPSEKAVDMAIRNLVQLGAIVCRSGDFELTADGNNLVKLGTEPRLGKIILESCRYGLRKEGVVLAAVTANASSIFCRVGTDDDKLKSDCLKVRFCHPDGDLFTLLTVYREWENESPDNRNKWCWNNSVNAKTMRRCKDTVVELENCLKNELHIIIPTYWVWSPHVVTEHHSCMKKIVLSSLADNVAMYSGYDRLGYEVLSSGEYFQLHPSCSLQVYSQKPDWVVFAELLSISCQYMVCVTAIDFDTASAFSPPLFNISSMQNRKLQLNVIKGFGATLLRRFCGKGNTNLLSLLSRIRADLMDNRIGIEMDVENNEVLLYASAQDMEKVYAIVNDALEYEVKWLSNECLEKCLYHGGRAGASPPVALFGPGAEIRHLELEDKCLSVDVFVSNGNGLDDREILTFFEKSVSGVCGCHRFSSGRQDGDLIEHWGRVTFLSPEAAKNALDYNGFELSGCSLKLSPARSSVGGGHKSSSFAALRARVTWPRRYSKGFAVVRCEINDAEFVVQDCHNLLIAGRFVQCEVSLKEANCVVIKGLDRDTSEPEILEVLKRTTNRRIVDVFLIRGDAVNNPPLGACEEAIRKDIAPFMPNEAPLSNYCHVQVFPPEPKDSFMKAEVTFDGRLHLEAAKALQHIQGKVLACCFSWQKIQCHQVFHSSVSCPASVYPFIERQLKSLVNNFANRPGVYCILKRNWNGSYRVKISANATRTVAELRRPLEQLMNGKMLDHVSLTPAILQLLYSRDGKSIMKSLHQQLGTYILFDRHNICVRIYGPENKVALAEKKLVESLLALNGNKHVDIPLRGRVLPHDLMKRVVEKFGPDLHLLKVKFPEATLTLNTRIHAISFNGKEDLRLRVEELIHDFARSLTVGITDQKPDDRSTACPICLCEVEDCYQLEACAHKFCRSCLIDQLESAMRGHDGFPIRCAHEGCGMNIWLTDLRALLSFEKLEELFRASLGAFVASSVGRYRFCPSPDCPSVYRVAEPDMVRGPFVCGACYGETCTRCHLEYHPYVSCERYKEFKEDPDLSLKEWRKGKEHVKGCPVCGYTIEKIEGCNHIECRCGRHICWVCLESFSCSDDCYGHLRAIHQAII, translated from the exons ATGACCATGGCTCCTTCCCCAAGCACCTCATCCTCCTCTTCTACCCGCCACCGCCAATTCCGCTTTCCTCATTCTCATGCCTCCTCTCCTTTTCACCACTATCACCGCCCTCGCCAGCCTCATGTTCCTATTTTTGTAGTTAAACTTCTTTCAAACAACAACACTCCCCAAAATCACCGTTCACTTGATTCAATACTTTCCGAATGTAACCCCAAACCTGTTAAAATTTTCCCCAAACCTTCTGCTACTATCTTCGCCAGTCTTCAATTTCAGCTACAGTCTGACGCTTTTGATGCCGTTGTTTATCTCTGGGAGCGACGGCTTGCCGGGGATCATATGCTTACTCCCGTCGTTTATTTTCGTGACTCTGGTGATGTTGATGAAAGAATCCTGAGTTTATTCCTGTTGTATGTGCAGAAGCTCTTCCATGGGGACTCTGTTGAGAAATTGGAGAGGAAAGTCCGTGATTTATCTATTGAGATTGAGAAGGCTGTTGTTCCTCTGCTTAGGAGGCATTTGCCGCTTCACACTTTCAAAGAGCGTGATGCGAGGAGGAAGAGTTTGCGCGGGGAGATGGACGGACTTCTCAAGAGGATTGAGGAGTTTAAGTCTGCGTTGAACTCCGTGATGGATTATCTCGAAGGGAAGGAGGTTGAGGAGTTTGCTGTTTTGGGGTTTAAAAATGAGCAGGGGTTTAATTGGAGTAAGATACATTGTTTGTTGTTGAGGGAGTGTAGGCGTCTTGAAGATGGCTTGCCCATATATGGGTTTAGGAAGGAGATTTTGGAGCAAATACATTTGCAACAG GTAATAGTCTTGATTGGAGAGACAGGTTCAGGAAAGAGTACGCAGTTGGTACAATATCTTGCTGATTCTGGAGTAGCTGTCAGCGGTTCTATTTTGTGTACTCAGCCTCGTAAAATTGCAGCAATATCTTTGGCAAAAAGGGTTGGAGAAGAAACCGGTGGATGTTATGAGGATAAATCAGTTACCTGCTATCAAACTTATTCATCTTCCCATCGTTTTGATTCCAAGATAATATATATGACTGATCACTGTCTAATGCAGCATCTAATGGAAGATAAGACTTTGTCTGGAGTTTCCTGCATTATTGTAGATGAGGCTCATGAAAGAAGCTTGAGTACTGATCTTTTGTTGGCTTTGATCAAAGAACTACTTATCAAGAGGCGTGAGCTAAGGCTTGTTATAATGTCTGCAACAGTTGATGCAAGCAAATTATCAGAGTACTTCTTTGGTTGTAGAACCTTCCATGTGATAGGGAGAGGTTTTCCTGTGGAGATAAAATATGTTCCTGGTGCCTCTGAAGGGCCTTCTGGCTTTCTAACCAGCAGCAGTAGTATTGCTCCATATGTTTCTGGTGTTGTCAAGATGGCATTGGAGATCCACCAAGTAGAGAAGGAAGGGACCATTCTTGcatttttgacttctcagcTGGAGGTAGAATGGGCTTGTGAGAAGTTTCAGTCACCCTCTGCAATTGCAATGGCATTACATGGAAAGCTTTCTCATGAGGAACAATGCCGTGTTTTCCAAAACTACCCTGGGAAAAGAAAAGTTATTTTTGCCACAAATTTAGCAGAAACATCCTTGACAATTCCTGGGGTTAAGTTTGTGGTTGATTCTGGAATGGTGAAGGAAAGCAGGTTTGAACCTAGCTCTGGTATGAATGTCCTCAGAGTTTGCAAGATTAGTCAAAGTTCTGCCAATCAACGGGCTGGTCGTGCTGGTCGAACGGAACCTGGAAAGTGTTACCGGCTTTACTCGGAATCTGATTATCTGTCGATGGAGTTACACCAGGAACCTGAAATTCTTAAAGTGCACCTTGGTATTGCCATTTTAAGGATCCTTGCTCTGGGCATTCAGAATGTGCTAGACTTTGATTTTATTGATGCCCCTAGTGAAAAAGCAGTTGACATGGCCATCAGGAACCTTGTTCAGTTAGGTGCTATTGTCTGCAGAAGTGGTGATTTTGAACTAACTGCAGATGGAAACAACTTGGTTAAGTTGGGCACTGAGCCACGACTTGGAAAGATTATTCTTGAAAGTTGCCGTTATGGTTTGCGTAAGGAGGGAGTTGTTCTTGCTGCTGTTACAGCAAATGCAAGTAGCATATTTTGCAGAGTTGGGACAGATGATGACAAACTCAAATCAGATTGTCTTAAGGTGCGATTTTGCCATCCTGATGGGGATCTCTTTACGTTGCTTACTGTCTATAGGGAATGGGAGAATGAGTCCCCAGATAATAGAAATAAATGGTGTTGGAACAACAGCGTTAATGCTAAGACTATGCGCAGATGCAAAGATACAGTAGTAGAGTTGGAGAACTGTTTGAAAAATGAACTTCATATCATTATTCCAACTTACTGGGTTTGGTCACCCCATGTTGTCACAGAGCACCATAGTTGCATGAAAAAGATTGTGCTATCTTCACTAGCAGATAATGTAGCGATGTATTCTGGGTATGATCGTCTTGGTTATGAGGTGCTCTCAAGTGGGGAGTACTTTCAGCTTCATCCTTCATGTTCATTGCAAGTGTACAGCCAAAAGCCAGACTGGGTTGTCTTTGCTGAACTTTTGTCTATATCATGTCAATATATGGTGTGCGTTACTGCCATCGACTTTGATACTGCGTCTGCATTTAGTCCTCCTCTATTCAATATCTCAAGTATGCAAAACAGAAAGTTGCAGTTGAATGTGATCAAAGGATTTGGTGCCACTCTCTTAAGAAGGTTCTGTGGAAAGGGAAACACTAACTtgctctctcttctttctcgcATACGGGCAGATCTTATGGATAACCGGATAGGTATTGAAATGGATGTGGAAAATAATGAGGTTTTATTATACGCCTCTGCACAAGACATGGAAAAGGTTTATGCCATTGTTAATGATGCATTGGAATATGAAGTAAAATGGTTGAGTAATGAATGCCTGGAGAAGTGTCTATATCATGGGGGACGAGCTGGTGCTTCTCCCCCTGTTGCACTATTTGGACCTGGTGCAGAAATTAGGCATCTGGAATTGGAAGACAAGTGTCTCAGTGTTGATGTGTTTGTTTCAAATGGAAATGGTCTGGATGACAGGGAAATTTTGACATTCTTCGAAAAATCTGTGTCTGGGGTTTGTGGTTGTCACAGATTTTCAAGCGGCAGACAAGATGGTGACCTTATTGAGCACTGGGGCAGGGTGACATTTCTTAGTCCTGAAGCTGCCAAGAATGCTCTAGATTACAATGGATTTGAGCTATCTGGTTGTTCACTTAAGTTGTCCCCTGCTAGATCATCAGTTGGAGGTGGACATAAATCATCATCATTTGCTGCCTTAAGAGCCAGAGTCACTTGGCCCCGGAGGTACAGCAAAGGGTTTGCAGTTGTCAGATGTGAAATAAATGATGCTGAATTTGTCGTTCAAGATTGCCATAATCTGCTGATTGCAGGCAGGTTTGTTCAGTGTGAAGTCAGCCTAAAGGAAGCAAATTGTGTTGTCATCAAAGGATTGGATAGAGATACTTCTGAACCAGAAATTCTAGAAGTTCTTAAAAGGACCACAAATAGGAGAATTGTGGATGTATTTCTGATTAGAGGGGATGCTGTAAATAATCCTCCTCTTGGTGCTTGTGAAGAAGCTATTCGCAAGGACATTGCTCCATTCATGCCAAACGAGGCACCCCTGAGTAATTATTGTCATGTTCAAGTCTTCCCCCCTGAGCCAAAGGATAGTTTCATGAAGGCTGAGGTCACTTTTGATGGGAGACTTCATCTGGAGGCAGCAAAAGCATTGCAACATATTCAAGGGAAGGTTCTTGCTTGTTGTTTCTCATGGCAGAAAATCCAATGTCATCAGGTGTTCCATAGTTCTGTATCATGTCCTGCTTCTGTTTATCCATTCATTGAGAGGCAGCTTAAATCGTTAGTCAATAACTTTGCAAACCGACCTG GTGTATATTGCATTTTGAAAAGGAATTGGAATGGCTCGTATAGAGTTAAGATCTCAGCTAATGCAACAAGGACAGTGGCAGAGTTGAGGCGTCCCCTGGAGCAGCTAATGAATGGAAAAATGTTGGATCATGTTAGCCTCACCCCAGCAATTCTCCAGCTTCTCTACTCCAGAGATGGAAAATCAATTATGAAGTCACTGCATCAACAACTGGGAACTTACATTTTATTTGATAGGCATAACATCTGTGTTAGGATCTATGGTCCAGAGAACAAAGTTGCTCTTGCTGAAAAGAAGTTGGTGGAATCTCTTTTGGCTCTCAATGGTAACAAGCATGTAGATATCCCTCTTCGAGGTAGAGTTCTGCCACATGATTTAATGAAAAGAGTGGTTGAGAAATTTGGACCCGACTTGCATTTGCTCAAAGTAAAGTTTCCTGAGGCTACGTTAACACTAAATACAAGGATCCATGCCATCTCATTCAATGGCAAAGAGGATCTGAGGCTGAGAGTGGAGGAACTAATTCACGACTTTGCACGATCTCTGACTGTTGGTATTACTGATCAGAAACCAGATGATAGATCTACTGCCTGCCCGATTTGCTTGTGTGAAGTTGAAGACTGTTACCAACTTGAAGCGTGTGCACATAAATTCTGCCGTTCTTGCTTGATTGACCAATTAGAGTCAGCAATGAGAGGACATGATGGTTTCCCAATACGTTGTGCCCATGAAGGGTGCGGGATGAACATTTGGCTCACTGATTTGAGGGCATTATTATCATTTGAAAAATTAGAGGAGCTTTTCAGGGCGTCATTGGGAGCTTTTGTGGCGTCTAGTGTTGGCAGGTACAGGTTTTGCCCTTCCCCCGACTGCCCTTCTGTTTACAGGGTAGCTGAACCAGATATGGTTAGAGGTCCGTTCGTATGTGGAGCATGCTATGGGGAGACATGTACGAGGTGTCACTTGGAGTATCACCCGTACGTATCGTGTGAAAGATACAAAGAATTCAAGGAGGATCCTGATTTGTCCTTGAAGGAATGGCGCAAAGgaaaagagcatgttaagggcTGCCCAGTATGTGGGTACACAATTGAGAAGATAGAAGGTTGTAATCACATTGAGTGCAGATGCGGCAGGCACATTTGCTGGGTATGCTTAGAATCATTTAGCTGCAGCGATGACTGTTACGGGCACTTGAGGGCTATTCATCAAGCTATCATTTGA